Proteins found in one Falsirhodobacter algicola genomic segment:
- the recA gene encoding recombinase RecA, which produces MATANLFDLDGKRDMDKAKALESALAQIERQFGKGSIMKLGQDNAVLDVEATSTGSLGLDIALGIGGLPKGRIVEIYGPESSGKTTLTLHVVAEEQKKGGVCAFVDAEHALDPAYAKKLGVNLDELLISQPDTGEQALEIVDTLVRSGAVNLIVVDSVAALTPKSEIEGDMGDMQMGSQARLMSQAMRKLTASIGRSNCMVIFINQIRMKIGVMFGSPETTTGGNALKFYASVRLDIRRTGSIKDRDEVIGNSTRVKVVKNKVAPPFKEVEFDIMYGEGISKLGELVDLGVKAGVVEKSGSWYSFGDERIGQGRENAKQFLRNNPQVARSIEDKVRATHGLDLSFNPGTDDLMEE; this is translated from the coding sequence ATGGCGACGGCGAACCTTTTTGATTTGGACGGAAAGCGCGACATGGATAAGGCAAAGGCGCTGGAAAGCGCATTGGCACAGATCGAACGGCAATTCGGCAAGGGCTCGATCATGAAGCTCGGGCAGGACAATGCCGTGCTGGATGTGGAGGCGACTTCGACCGGGTCGCTCGGTCTCGACATCGCGCTCGGGATCGGCGGGCTGCCCAAGGGCCGCATCGTGGAGATCTATGGCCCCGAAAGCTCGGGCAAGACCACGCTGACGCTGCATGTCGTCGCCGAGGAACAGAAAAAGGGCGGCGTCTGCGCCTTTGTGGATGCCGAGCACGCGCTCGATCCGGCCTATGCCAAGAAGCTGGGCGTGAACCTCGACGAGCTGCTGATCTCGCAGCCCGATACGGGCGAGCAGGCGCTGGAAATCGTGGATACGCTGGTCCGCTCGGGCGCGGTGAACCTGATCGTCGTCGACTCGGTGGCGGCGCTGACGCCGAAATCCGAGATCGAAGGCGATATGGGCGACATGCAGATGGGCAGCCAAGCCCGTCTGATGAGCCAAGCGATGCGCAAGCTGACCGCCTCCATCGGGCGCAGCAATTGCATGGTGATCTTCATCAACCAGATCCGCATGAAGATCGGCGTGATGTTCGGCTCTCCCGAGACGACGACGGGCGGCAACGCGCTGAAGTTCTACGCCTCGGTCCGGCTCGACATCCGCCGCACCGGTTCGATCAAGGACCGGGACGAGGTGATCGGCAACTCCACTCGCGTGAAGGTCGTCAAGAACAAGGTCGCGCCGCCCTTCAAGGAGGTGGAGTTCGACATCATGTATGGCGAAGGCATCTCCAAGCTTGGGGAGTTGGTCGATCTGGGCGTGAAGGCCGGCGTCGTCGAGAAGTCGGGGTCGTGGTATTCCTTCGGCGACGAACGGATCGGGCAGGGGCGCGAGAATGCCAAGCAATTCCTGCGCAACAACCCGCAGGTCGCCCGCTCCATCGAGGACAAGGTTCGCGCCACGCACGGGCTCGATCTCAGCTTCAATCCCGGCACGGACGACCTGATGGAGGAGTGA
- the alaS gene encoding alanine--tRNA ligase has translation MPSLNDIRSTFLDFFARNGHTVVPSSPLVPRNDPTLMFANSGMVQFKNCFTGDERRDYVRATSAQKCVRAGGKHNDLDNVGYTARHHTFFEMLGNFSFGDYFKEQAIPLAWELLTKDFDIPKDRLLVTVYHTDDEAAELWKKVAGLTDDRIIRIPTNDNFWMMGPTGPCGPCTEIFFDHGDKIWGGPPGSPDEDGDRFIEIWNLVFMQNEQFADGSMRALDMQSIDTGMGLERIGALLQGKHDNYDTDLMRSLIEASAQATSTDPDGPGKTHHRVIADHLRSTSFLIADGVMPSNEGRGYVLRRIMRRAMRHAHQLGAQDPLMHRLVPALVRQMGAAYPELGQGQAMIEETLRQEETKFRQTLERGLRLLDDELAELPEGAALPGASAFKLYDTYGFPLDLTQDALREQGRSVDTEGFDAAMAEQKAKARAAWSGSGETKDAAIWFELADQFEATEFLGYDTETAEGQLQAIVQGGASVPAATAGQSVQIVLNQTPFYGEAGGQVGDSGTLTTETGTARITDTKRSQGLFLHSAEVTEGEIRAGQGAQLVVDHARRTAIRANHSATHLLNEALRRVLGDHVAQRGSLNAPDRLRFDFSHTKGLTAEELAAVEAEVNAMIRQNDAVVTRVMSPDDARALGAQALFGEKYGDEVRVVSMGLLDGSGKGADGRTYSLELCGGTHVTRLGEVGLFVLLSDSASSAGVRRIEALTGEGALIYLSEQVKRLSEVAALLKAAPADVVDRTRALVEERRALTNEVAQLKRDAAMASADEEARDIGGMRFLSRIVQDVPGKELPGLVDEMKAKIGSGAVLLISDTGGKAALAAGVTADLTDRLSAVTLVKAAAEALGGKGGGGRPDMAQAGAADASQAEAAVKAVEHLLEG, from the coding sequence ATGCCGTCGCTGAACGATATCCGATCCACCTTCCTCGATTTCTTTGCGCGCAACGGGCATACCGTTGTGCCGTCGAGTCCCCTGGTCCCGCGCAACGATCCGACGCTGATGTTCGCCAATTCCGGCATGGTGCAGTTCAAGAACTGCTTCACCGGGGATGAGCGGCGCGATTACGTCCGGGCGACGTCGGCGCAGAAATGCGTGCGCGCCGGCGGTAAGCACAACGACCTCGACAATGTCGGCTATACCGCGCGGCACCACACGTTCTTTGAGATGCTGGGCAACTTTAGCTTCGGTGATTATTTCAAGGAACAGGCGATCCCGCTGGCGTGGGAACTGCTGACAAAGGATTTCGACATTCCGAAGGACCGTCTTCTGGTGACGGTCTATCACACGGATGACGAGGCGGCGGAGCTGTGGAAGAAGGTCGCCGGTCTGACGGATGATCGCATCATCCGCATTCCCACCAACGACAACTTCTGGATGATGGGGCCGACCGGTCCCTGCGGCCCCTGCACCGAGATCTTCTTCGATCACGGCGATAAGATCTGGGGCGGCCCGCCCGGTTCCCCCGACGAGGATGGCGATCGCTTCATCGAGATCTGGAACCTCGTGTTCATGCAGAACGAGCAGTTCGCGGATGGCAGCATGCGCGCGCTCGATATGCAGTCGATCGACACCGGCATGGGGCTGGAGCGGATCGGCGCGCTGCTGCAAGGCAAGCACGACAACTACGACACCGATCTGATGCGCAGCCTGATCGAGGCGAGCGCGCAGGCGACCTCGACCGATCCGGACGGGCCGGGCAAGACGCATCACCGCGTGATCGCGGACCATCTGCGTTCCACTTCCTTCCTGATCGCGGACGGTGTGATGCCCTCGAACGAGGGGCGCGGCTATGTGCTGCGCCGGATCATGCGCCGCGCGATGCGTCATGCCCATCAGTTGGGCGCACAGGACCCGCTGATGCACCGCCTCGTGCCGGCGCTGGTGCGGCAGATGGGCGCCGCCTATCCCGAGCTTGGCCAAGGTCAGGCCATGATCGAAGAGACGCTGCGTCAGGAGGAGACGAAGTTCCGCCAGACGCTGGAGCGTGGTCTGCGGCTGCTGGATGACGAACTTGCCGAGTTGCCCGAAGGGGCCGCGCTGCCCGGCGCGTCGGCCTTCAAGCTCTATGACACCTACGGCTTCCCGCTGGATCTGACGCAAGACGCGCTGCGCGAGCAGGGCCGCAGCGTCGATACCGAGGGCTTCGATGCCGCGATGGCCGAACAGAAAGCCAAGGCGCGCGCCGCTTGGTCCGGTTCGGGCGAAACGAAAGACGCCGCGATCTGGTTCGAGCTTGCCGATCAGTTCGAGGCGACGGAGTTCCTCGGCTACGACACCGAAACGGCGGAAGGTCAGCTTCAGGCCATCGTGCAAGGCGGCGCTTCGGTTCCGGCCGCGACGGCTGGGCAAAGCGTGCAGATCGTGCTGAACCAGACCCCATTCTACGGCGAGGCGGGCGGTCAGGTCGGTGACAGCGGGACGCTGACGACCGAAACCGGCACCGCACGCATCACCGACACCAAGCGCAGCCAAGGCCTGTTCCTCCATTCCGCCGAGGTGACGGAGGGTGAGATCCGCGCCGGTCAGGGCGCGCAGCTCGTCGTCGATCACGCCCGCCGCACGGCGATCCGCGCGAACCATTCGGCGACGCACCTGCTGAACGAAGCGCTGCGGCGCGTGCTCGGCGATCACGTCGCGCAGCGGGGCAGCTTGAACGCGCCGGACCGTCTGCGCTTCGACTTCAGCCACACCAAGGGGCTGACGGCGGAGGAGCTTGCGGCGGTGGAGGCCGAAGTCAACGCGATGATCCGCCAGAACGACGCGGTCGTGACGCGGGTGATGTCGCCCGACGATGCCCGTGCCCTCGGCGCGCAGGCGCTGTTCGGCGAGAAATACGGCGACGAGGTTCGCGTCGTCTCGATGGGGCTGCTGGATGGTTCGGGCAAGGGTGCCGATGGGCGTACCTACAGCCTCGAACTTTGCGGCGGGACGCATGTCACCCGTCTGGGCGAAGTGGGCCTGTTCGTTCTGCTGAGCGACTCGGCCTCCTCGGCTGGGGTGCGGCGGATCGAGGCGCTGACCGGCGAAGGCGCGCTGATCTATCTGTCCGAGCAGGTGAAACGCCTGTCGGAAGTGGCCGCGCTGCTGAAGGCAGCCCCGGCGGATGTGGTGGACCGGACGCGCGCCCTCGTGGAGGAACGCCGTGCCCTGACCAACGAGGTTGCGCAGCTAAAACGCGACGCCGCCATGGCGAGCGCCGATGAAGAAGCGCGCGACATCGGTGGAATGCGTTTCCTGTCGCGGATCGTGCAGGACGTTCCGGGCAAAGAGCTTCCGGGCCTTGTCGATGAGATGAAGGCCAAGATCGGCTCGGGTGCGGTGCTGCTGATTTCCGACACGGGCGGCAAGGCGGCGCTGGCGGCGGGTGTGACGGCGGATCTGACGGATCGGCTTTCGGCCGTGACGCTGGTGAAGGCTGCGGCCGAGGCGCTTGGCGGCAAGGGCGGCGGCGGTCGTCCCGATATGGCGCAGGCCGGTGCGGCGGATGCCTCGCAGGCCGAAGCGGCGGTGAAAGCCGTCGAACACCTGCTGGAGGGTTGA
- a CDS encoding DUF1330 domain-containing protein has product MSALWIAHIDVTDPDSYALYAQAAGPAIAAHGGVFLHRSGTYVQLEGNERKRNVVIRFPSLEAAVTCYESEAYQAALTHARGASVRDLVVVEEIA; this is encoded by the coding sequence ATGTCCGCTCTTTGGATCGCCCATATCGATGTGACCGATCCGGACAGCTATGCGCTTTATGCGCAGGCGGCCGGGCCGGCCATCGCCGCGCATGGCGGCGTGTTCCTGCATCGCAGCGGCACCTATGTGCAGCTTGAAGGGAATGAGCGGAAGCGCAATGTCGTCATCCGCTTCCCGTCGCTGGAGGCGGCGGTGACGTGCTACGAGTCGGAGGCCTATCAGGCTGCGCTGACCCATGCACGGGGTGCGTCGGTGCGCGATCTCGTCGTCGTCGAAGAGATCGCCTGA
- the typA gene encoding translational GTPase TypA: protein MELRNIAIIAHVDHGKTTLVDELLKQSGAFRDNQAVAERAMDSNDIERERGITILAKCTSLEWNGSRINIVDTPGHADFGGEVERILSMVDGVVLLVDAAEGPMPQTKFVTSKALALGLRPIVVLNKVDKPDAEPDRALDEVFDLFANLGANDEQLDFPAMYASGRSGWADMELDGPRKDLSALFDLVLKHVPAPKQLERRSEPFQMLATTLSADPFIGRILTGRVESGVVKAGDTLKALSRDGERVEQFRVSKVLAFRGLSQNPIDVGEAGDIVTLAGMTKATVADTLCALEVDAAIPAQPIDPPTISVTFGINDSPLAGKDGNKVQSRVIRERLMKEAEVNVAIRITDTPGGEAFDVAGRGELQMGVLIENMRREGFELSIARPRVLFREEDGQRLEPIEEVTIDVDDEFTGAVIEKLTGARKGDLVEMKPAGAGKTRIIAHVPSRGLIGYHGQFLTDTRGTGVLNRVFHEWAPHKGPIEGRRVGVLISMENGTAVPYALWNLEERGHLFINPQEPVYEGMIIGEHSRENDLEVNPLKGKKLTNVRASGTDEAVRLTPPVRMSLEQAIAYIDDDELVEVTPKAVRLRKRYLDPHERKRQSRSSNQ from the coding sequence ATGGAACTCCGCAACATCGCGATCATCGCGCACGTCGACCATGGCAAGACCACGCTGGTGGACGAGCTTCTGAAGCAATCGGGGGCCTTCCGGGATAACCAAGCCGTGGCCGAGCGCGCGATGGACAGCAATGACATCGAACGTGAGCGCGGCATTACGATTCTCGCCAAATGCACGTCGCTGGAGTGGAACGGCTCCCGCATCAACATCGTCGACACCCCCGGTCACGCCGATTTCGGCGGCGAGGTGGAGCGGATCCTGAGCATGGTGGACGGCGTGGTGCTGCTCGTCGATGCCGCCGAAGGGCCGATGCCGCAGACGAAGTTCGTGACCTCCAAGGCGCTGGCCCTCGGCCTGCGTCCGATTGTGGTACTGAACAAGGTCGACAAGCCCGATGCTGAGCCCGACCGCGCGCTGGACGAGGTGTTCGACCTGTTCGCCAACCTCGGCGCCAATGACGAACAACTCGACTTCCCGGCGATGTATGCCTCCGGCCGTTCCGGCTGGGCCGATATGGAACTCGACGGCCCGCGCAAGGATCTGTCGGCGCTGTTCGATCTGGTTCTGAAACATGTCCCGGCACCGAAGCAGCTCGAGCGTCGGTCCGAGCCGTTCCAGATGCTCGCCACCACCCTGTCCGCCGACCCGTTCATCGGCCGTATCCTGACGGGCCGTGTCGAATCGGGCGTCGTGAAGGCTGGCGATACGCTGAAGGCCCTGTCGCGCGATGGTGAGCGTGTAGAGCAGTTCCGCGTGTCCAAGGTGCTGGCCTTCCGTGGTCTGTCGCAAAACCCCATCGACGTGGGCGAAGCGGGCGACATCGTCACCCTCGCCGGTATGACCAAGGCGACCGTGGCCGACACGCTTTGCGCCCTGGAAGTCGATGCTGCGATCCCGGCCCAGCCCATCGATCCGCCGACCATTTCCGTGACCTTCGGCATCAACGATTCGCCCCTGGCCGGCAAAGACGGCAACAAGGTACAGTCCCGCGTCATCCGTGAGCGGCTGATGAAGGAAGCCGAGGTCAACGTCGCCATCCGCATCACCGACACCCCCGGCGGCGAAGCGTTCGATGTTGCCGGCCGCGGCGAACTTCAGATGGGCGTTCTGATCGAGAACATGCGCCGCGAAGGGTTCGAACTGTCGATCGCCCGCCCGCGCGTTCTGTTCCGCGAAGAGGACGGTCAGCGTCTGGAGCCGATCGAAGAAGTCACCATCGACGTGGATGACGAATTCACCGGCGCCGTGATCGAGAAACTGACCGGCGCCCGCAAAGGCGATCTGGTGGAGATGAAGCCCGCAGGTGCCGGGAAAACCCGGATCATCGCGCATGTCCCCTCGCGCGGTCTGATCGGCTATCACGGCCAATTCTTGACCGACACGCGCGGCACGGGCGTTCTGAACCGTGTGTTCCACGAATGGGCCCCGCATAAAGGTCCGATCGAAGGCCGCCGCGTGGGCGTCCTGATCTCCATGGAGAATGGCACGGCTGTTCCCTATGCGCTGTGGAACCTCGAAGAGCGTGGCCATCTCTTCATCAACCCGCAGGAACCCGTCTACGAAGGTATGATCATCGGCGAGCATTCGCGCGAGAATGACCTCGAGGTGAACCCGCTGAAGGGCAAGAAGCTGACCAACGTCCGCGCCTCCGGCACGGATGAAGCCGTCCGCCTGACGCCGCCGGTGCGCATGTCGCTGGAACAAGCGATCGCCTATATCGACGATGACGAACTGGTGGAAGTGACGCCGAAAGCCGTTCGTCTGCGCAAGCGTTACCTCGACCCGCATGAGCGTAAGCGCCAGTCGCGTTCGTCCAACCAATAA
- a CDS encoding NADP-dependent isocitrate dehydrogenase, which translates to MSKIKVANPVVELDGDEMTRIIWDFIKKKLILPYLDVDLKYYDLGIEERDRTDDQITVDAAHAIKQYGVGVKCATITPDEQRVEEFNLKQMWRSPNGTIRNILGGVIFREPIICQNVPRLVPGWTQPVVVGRHAFGDQYRATDFRFPGKGKLSIKFVGDDGEVIEKEVFQAPGSGVTMAMYNLDESIIDFARASMNYGLVKGWPVYLSTKNTILKAYDGRFKDLFQKVYEEEFEEKFKAAGIHYEHRLIDDMVASALKWSGGYVWACKNYDGDVQSDTVAQGFGSLGLMTSVLMTPDGKTVEAEAAHGTVTRHFRQHQKGKETSTNSIASIYAWTGGLKHRAKLDNNEALLNFATTLERVTVQTVEDGFMTKDLALLVGPDQQWLTTMGYLEKVDEYLNKALS; encoded by the coding sequence ATGTCGAAGATCAAGGTAGCCAACCCCGTCGTCGAGCTCGACGGCGACGAGATGACCCGGATCATCTGGGACTTCATCAAGAAGAAGCTGATCCTTCCCTATCTTGATGTCGACCTGAAATACTACGACCTCGGCATCGAGGAGCGTGACCGCACCGACGACCAGATCACGGTCGATGCGGCCCATGCGATCAAGCAATACGGCGTCGGCGTCAAATGCGCGACCATCACGCCCGACGAACAGCGCGTCGAAGAGTTCAACCTGAAGCAGATGTGGCGTTCGCCCAACGGGACGATCCGCAACATCCTCGGCGGCGTGATCTTCCGCGAGCCGATCATCTGCCAGAACGTCCCGCGCCTCGTGCCGGGCTGGACGCAGCCGGTCGTCGTCGGCCGTCACGCCTTTGGCGACCAGTATCGCGCCACGGACTTCCGCTTCCCCGGCAAGGGCAAGCTGTCGATCAAATTCGTCGGCGACGACGGCGAGGTGATCGAGAAGGAAGTCTTCCAGGCTCCGGGTTCGGGCGTCACGATGGCGATGTACAACCTCGATGAATCGATCATCGACTTCGCCCGCGCGTCGATGAACTACGGCCTCGTCAAAGGCTGGCCGGTGTATCTGTCGACCAAGAACACGATCCTCAAGGCCTATGACGGCCGCTTCAAGGACCTGTTCCAGAAGGTCTACGAGGAAGAGTTCGAAGAGAAGTTCAAGGCGGCCGGCATCCACTACGAGCACCGCCTGATCGACGACATGGTCGCCTCGGCGCTGAAATGGTCGGGCGGTTACGTCTGGGCCTGCAAGAACTACGATGGCGACGTGCAGTCGGACACCGTGGCGCAGGGCTTCGGCTCGCTCGGCCTGATGACCTCCGTGCTGATGACGCCGGACGGAAAGACCGTGGAGGCCGAGGCCGCGCACGGCACCGTCACGCGTCACTTCCGCCAGCATCAGAAGGGCAAGGAGACCTCGACCAACTCCATCGCCTCGATCTACGCATGGACGGGTGGCCTGAAGCACCGCGCCAAGCTGGACAACAACGAGGCGCTGCTGAACTTCGCCACCACGCTGGAGCGTGTGACGGTTCAGACGGTGGAAGACGGCTTCATGACGAAGGACCTCGCGCTCCTCGTCGGTCCGGATCAGCAGTGGCTGACCACGATGGGCTACCTCGAGAAGGTGGACGAATACCTGAACAAGGCGCTGTCCTGA
- a CDS encoding HD domain-containing protein → MTDRLAQQFSFLQEADRLKTVLRAGRLTDGSRRENSAEHSWHLALYAMVLADQAPADVDLSRVMRMLILHDLVEIDAGDVPIHAAGGTAHASDAQQAAEEAAAARIFGLLPPDQGAAFRALWDEFEANTTPDAIFAKSLDRVQPVMQNIANDGGSWKEYGVTVDQLDSRVGAKIRRGLPAVWDWVRLRALPLLP, encoded by the coding sequence ATGACGGACCGCCTTGCGCAGCAATTTTCGTTCCTGCAAGAGGCGGACCGCCTGAAGACCGTGCTGCGCGCCGGGCGGCTGACCGATGGGTCGCGCCGCGAAAACTCGGCCGAGCACAGCTGGCACCTCGCGCTCTATGCGATGGTGCTGGCCGATCAGGCCCCGGCCGATGTCGATCTGTCGCGCGTGATGCGGATGCTGATCCTTCACGATCTGGTGGAGATCGACGCCGGGGACGTGCCGATCCACGCCGCCGGCGGCACCGCCCATGCCTCCGATGCGCAGCAAGCCGCCGAGGAGGCCGCCGCCGCGCGCATCTTCGGCCTTCTGCCCCCCGATCAGGGCGCTGCGTTCCGCGCGCTCTGGGATGAGTTCGAAGCCAACACCACGCCCGATGCGATCTTCGCCAAATCGCTCGATCGTGTGCAGCCCGTCATGCAGAATATCGCCAATGACGGCGGCTCGTGGAAGGAATACGGTGTAACGGTCGATCAACTGGACAGCCGCGTCGGCGCGAAGATCCGCCGCGGCCTGCCGGCCGTCTGGGACTGGGTCCGACTGCGCGCCCTGCCCCTGCTGCCGTGA
- a CDS encoding alpha/beta hydrolase, whose protein sequence is MPEVIFAGPEGRLEGRYHPQKERDAPIAIVLHPHPQFGGSMNNRVVYNLHYAFYNLGFTVLRFNFRGVGRSQGEYDQGIGELSDAASALDYLQSMNQNAKHCWVAGFSFGAWIGMQLLMRRPEITGFVSVAPPANMYDFSFLAPCPSSGLIVNGSADRVAQPKDTVGLVNKLHEQKGITITHEVIEGADHFFKDDEQHMKPMIDTVGTYVKRRLGETSR, encoded by the coding sequence ATGCCCGAAGTGATTTTCGCCGGTCCCGAGGGCCGTCTTGAAGGCCGCTACCATCCGCAGAAGGAACGCGACGCGCCGATCGCCATCGTGCTGCATCCGCATCCGCAGTTCGGCGGCTCGATGAACAACCGCGTCGTCTACAACCTGCATTACGCGTTCTACAATCTGGGGTTCACCGTCCTGCGGTTCAACTTCCGCGGCGTCGGTCGGTCGCAGGGCGAATACGATCAGGGCATCGGAGAGCTGTCGGACGCGGCCTCGGCGCTCGATTACCTGCAATCGATGAACCAGAACGCCAAGCATTGCTGGGTCGCGGGGTTCAGCTTCGGTGCTTGGATCGGCATGCAGCTTCTGATGCGCCGCCCCGAGATCACGGGGTTCGTGTCGGTCGCGCCCCCGGCGAACATGTACGATTTCTCGTTCCTCGCGCCCTGCCCGTCCTCGGGCCTGATCGTGAACGGTTCGGCCGACCGCGTGGCGCAGCCCAAGGACACCGTCGGCCTCGTGAACAAACTGCACGAGCAAAAGGGCATCACCATCACCCATGAGGTGATCGAGGGTGCCGATCACTTCTTTAAGGACGATGAACAGCATATGAAGCCGATGATCGACACCGTCGGCACCTATGTGAAACGCCGCCTCGGCGAGACGAGCCGGTGA
- a CDS encoding Rrf2 family transcriptional regulator yields the protein MKLSTKGRYAMVALADLALHRGEVLVSLAEISRRQDISLPYLEQLFVKLRRAGLVEAVRGPGGGYRLARSPDAIRVSEIMEAVEEHVNAMRSGAGASGGVSGSRAQSMTNRLWEGLSAHVYVFLHQTRLSDVVTNGMAPCPAVPALFRVVDEE from the coding sequence ATGAAACTCTCGACCAAGGGACGGTATGCGATGGTGGCGTTGGCGGACCTCGCGCTGCACCGAGGCGAGGTGCTGGTGTCGCTGGCGGAAATCTCGCGGCGGCAGGACATCTCCTTGCCCTATCTCGAACAGCTCTTCGTGAAGCTGCGCCGCGCTGGTCTGGTGGAGGCGGTGCGCGGCCCGGGCGGCGGCTATCGTCTGGCCCGCAGCCCCGACGCCATCCGCGTCAGCGAGATCATGGAGGCGGTCGAAGAGCATGTGAACGCCATGCGCAGCGGGGCCGGGGCCTCGGGCGGGGTGTCGGGCAGCCGGGCGCAATCCATGACGAACCGGCTCTGGGAAGGGCTTTCGGCGCATGTCTATGTCTTTTTGCATCAGACGCGGCTGTCGGATGTGGTGACGAACGGCATGGCGCCATGCCCGGCGGTTCCGGCCCTGTTCCGCGTGGTGGACGAGGAATGA
- a CDS encoding cysteine desulfurase family protein — MNGRVYLDWNATTPLRPEARAAMIGAMDVVGNPSSVHAEGRAAKALVEGARAQVSAALGADGADIVFVSSATEAAALACAGRGLSCSDVEHEAVSAWCDASLPTDANGIVTVADPARSALQLANSETGIVQVLPSGLAVADLTQAFGKLPLAFNWLGCDMALVSAHKLGGPKGVGALVIRRGLDVPAQLKGGGQEMGRRAGTENILGIAGFGAAAEAASRDLADGVWERVAEIRNILESALSADGNMTISVGKDGSRLPNTLCLVTSGWKGETQVMQMDLAGFAISAGSACSSGKVRQSRVLRAMGLNEVDASSAVRVSLGPDVTQDQALRFADAWSKARSRHLARAA, encoded by the coding sequence ATGAACGGGCGCGTCTATCTCGATTGGAACGCCACGACGCCGCTACGCCCCGAGGCGCGGGCGGCGATGATCGGGGCGATGGATGTGGTGGGCAATCCGTCTTCGGTGCATGCCGAAGGGCGGGCGGCGAAGGCGCTGGTCGAAGGGGCGCGGGCGCAGGTCTCGGCGGCGCTCGGGGCGGATGGGGCGGATATCGTCTTCGTCTCCAGCGCGACGGAGGCGGCGGCGCTGGCCTGTGCGGGCCGGGGGCTGTCCTGTTCGGATGTGGAGCATGAGGCCGTTTCAGCGTGGTGCGATGCCTCGCTGCCCACGGATGCGAACGGGATCGTGACGGTGGCCGATCCGGCGCGCAGCGCGCTGCAACTCGCCAATTCCGAAACGGGGATCGTGCAGGTGCTGCCGTCCGGTCTTGCCGTCGCGGATCTGACGCAGGCCTTCGGAAAGCTGCCCCTCGCGTTCAACTGGCTGGGCTGCGACATGGCGCTGGTGTCGGCGCACAAGCTGGGCGGGCCGAAGGGCGTCGGCGCTCTGGTGATCCGGCGCGGCCTTGATGTCCCGGCGCAGCTGAAGGGCGGCGGGCAGGAGATGGGGCGCCGTGCGGGCACCGAGAATATCCTTGGCATCGCAGGCTTCGGCGCGGCGGCCGAGGCGGCCTCGCGCGACCTTGCGGATGGCGTCTGGGAGCGTGTGGCAGAAATTAGAAACATTCTTGAAAGTGCATTGTCTGCGGACGGGAATATGACTATTTCAGTCGGCAAGGACGGTTCGCGTCTGCCGAACACCCTGTGTCTCGTCACCTCCGGTTGGAAGGGAGAGACGCAGGTCATGCAGATGGACTTGGCCGGGTTCGCCATATCGGCAGGATCGGCCTGTTCGAGCGGAAAGGTCCGGCAGAGCCGGGTTTTGCGCGCCATGGGCCTGAACGAGGTGGATGCCTCGTCGGCGGTGCGCGTCTCGCTCGGACCGGATGTGACACAGGATCAGGCGCTTCGGTTCGCGGACGCCTGGTCGAAGGCACGGTCGCGGCATCTTGCCCGCGCCGCGTGA